In Deltaproteobacteria bacterium, the following are encoded in one genomic region:
- a CDS encoding NifB/NifX family molybdenum-iron cluster-binding protein, with the protein MRPAVPQYARKGKPVEIKLALGTDDGIKFSDGHFGSSKYFLVYGLDLETNRLRFIEKLDNSSPEERSHGDPRKAKNISQLLRGVSVLVGFRMGPNIVRIRKGFVPVISRQKDIETALEKIKGLGRRIEAELEKAPGTDKKILHLD; encoded by the coding sequence ATACGGCCTGCAGTACCGCAATATGCAAGGAAGGGAAAACCAGTGGAAATCAAATTGGCACTAGGAACCGACGACGGGATCAAATTCAGCGATGGACATTTCGGATCATCGAAGTATTTTCTGGTCTATGGACTGGATCTGGAAACAAATAGACTGAGATTCATAGAGAAATTGGACAACTCGTCCCCCGAAGAACGATCCCATGGAGATCCCAGAAAAGCAAAGAACATCTCGCAGTTGCTCAGGGGAGTATCCGTCCTGGTCGGTTTCAGGATGGGCCCTAACATCGTTAGGATTAGAAAGGGGTTCGTTCCTGTCATATCAAGGCAGAAGGATATCGAGACAGCCCTGGAAAAGATCAAGGGACTCGGCCGCCGAATAGAGGCGGAACTGGAAAAAGCACCTGGAACCGATAAGAAAATCCTCCACCTTGACTGA
- a CDS encoding sodium:solute symporter family protein produces the protein MEAFHIIAIVFLVLYFAFVIGLSLYRRMVKSEVDYFLASRTFPAWVLAVSYAASWFGGASAIISADKAYKGGLSAYFVMGGPTIVSGIVLLFLAQRIRLFGPLSQPEITEARYNKTARIIQSVVIWWYMTTWAASQMIGAAGFVGGFFGMSYAAALFLIVVVVWFYCMFGGFKSVVTTDLGQFAWIVVALVIILIAAIAGSGGFGNVSKVVAQKGMKDFYNIFGNAKYSLFYIISFTFAWVISAEIWQRFSAARSVEDAKKASRGALYINIPLYCFAIIIGMLAVAMFPEKPEGHIMVAIIKGYVPAFFAGIAFAGLLAALMSTMDTAINTGSLILTEDLYHRVMNPDASEKQLVMFARIAATIMAGCGIFVALAIKDLLWVLWMASDILAAGVFWPLILGMYCKWGTTKGAISSMIVGGIYVAWNYLIDLGVGLPSITPAWPGKTWPFSIFWGIVLGFAVYLVVSLATRSPEETEKAENFMKRFAETEA, from the coding sequence ATGGAAGCTTTTCATATCATTGCCATCGTCTTTCTAGTTCTCTATTTCGCCTTTGTTATCGGACTAAGCCTTTACAGGCGGATGGTGAAGTCCGAGGTAGACTACTTTCTCGCCAGCCGGACATTCCCTGCATGGGTTCTCGCCGTCTCCTATGCGGCTTCGTGGTTCGGCGGGGCCTCGGCCATCATCTCCGCCGATAAGGCTTACAAAGGGGGACTCAGTGCCTACTTTGTGATGGGCGGACCGACCATCGTTTCGGGCATTGTCTTGTTGTTTCTGGCCCAGAGAATCAGGCTTTTCGGTCCCCTGTCTCAACCTGAGATCACCGAGGCGAGGTACAACAAGACTGCCAGAATCATCCAATCGGTTGTCATCTGGTGGTATATGACAACCTGGGCCGCATCACAGATGATCGGAGCCGCGGGCTTTGTCGGTGGGTTTTTCGGGATGAGCTATGCCGCGGCACTGTTTCTTATCGTTGTTGTGGTATGGTTCTACTGCATGTTCGGGGGGTTCAAGAGCGTTGTAACAACAGACCTTGGGCAATTCGCCTGGATAGTCGTTGCATTGGTGATCATTCTAATTGCGGCGATAGCCGGCTCTGGCGGCTTTGGTAATGTTTCAAAAGTCGTCGCACAGAAAGGGATGAAGGACTTCTACAATATCTTCGGGAACGCCAAGTACAGTCTCTTCTACATCATTTCATTTACATTTGCCTGGGTGATCTCGGCCGAAATCTGGCAGAGATTCTCGGCGGCCAGATCGGTGGAAGATGCGAAGAAGGCGTCACGAGGAGCGCTCTACATCAATATACCGCTGTATTGTTTTGCCATCATCATCGGAATGCTTGCAGTCGCCATGTTTCCGGAAAAACCGGAAGGCCATATCATGGTGGCGATCATAAAGGGCTATGTCCCTGCCTTTTTCGCAGGGATTGCCTTTGCCGGTCTTCTCGCGGCCCTTATGTCCACAATGGATACGGCGATCAATACCGGCTCCCTCATCCTCACGGAAGATCTCTATCACAGAGTTATGAATCCCGACGCTTCGGAGAAACAGCTCGTGATGTTTGCCAGAATAGCCGCAACGATCATGGCGGGCTGCGGAATCTTTGTCGCCCTGGCCATCAAGGACCTCCTATGGGTCCTGTGGATGGCAAGCGATATCCTGGCTGCAGGTGTCTTCTGGCCGCTGATCCTTGGAATGTACTGCAAATGGGGTACGACAAAGGGAGCCATCTCCAGCATGATTGTCGGAGGTATATACGTGGCCTGGAACTACCTGATCGATCTGGGAGTCGGACTCCCGAGCATCACCCCGGCTTGGCCTGGAAAGACATGGCCGTTTTCCATCTTCTGGGGGATCGTCCTCGGATTCGCCGTCTACCTGGTTGTGAGCCTTGCAACCCGATCTCCTGAAGAGACGGAGAAAGCAGAGAATTTTATGAAGAGATTTGCCGAGACAGAGGCCTAG
- a CDS encoding monomethylamine:corrinoid methyltransferase — MSVPYRLWEIQERSNTGPPCDEEEFLSRIFAPTLQRIVEKYGVKYDPQRPVPADDELADRVWRAGWELFREVGLYNTDTHRIITVSDEEIDEALCVAGDYYRVGAGKDSVLWKHRQVEDREPPFCLFSGDQTCSEELHYSMCLAYLKEPLLEGFCAPILEDSMGLKIRSASPFEINGCTQHIYNLRLAAKQVGRPGVFLVAVGTAEHDSGQIAVSNEEWGVRTTDSRLVGTMTEFKTADTLLNRVVHCHQYGCYVGNLSGPIYGGWCGGSEGVAVATVAYTLSGLCIHGAIYNLHFPFHLNWGSNTTRELLWSIAVAGQAMARNSGLLYLMAGYTNAGPMTEMIFYEAACFAVVSTVSGWHLWGIGSARNKYRNRATPMEARLAMEVGHAVARQGMTREEANRLALRLLEKYQDSAATAPMGKEYQQCYDVATALPTREHFDMYRRAKQELAAMGIDFPY, encoded by the coding sequence ATGTCTGTTCCTTATCGACTTTGGGAGATTCAGGAGCGGTCCAATACCGGTCCGCCATGCGATGAAGAGGAATTTCTGAGCAGGATATTTGCTCCCACACTCCAGAGAATCGTCGAGAAATATGGGGTGAAATACGATCCTCAAAGACCGGTGCCTGCTGACGACGAACTGGCCGACAGGGTCTGGCGGGCCGGATGGGAACTCTTTCGTGAGGTGGGGCTCTACAATACGGACACCCACCGGATCATCACGGTTTCTGACGAGGAGATCGATGAAGCGCTCTGCGTTGCCGGGGATTATTACCGGGTAGGGGCCGGCAAGGACTCTGTCCTGTGGAAGCACCGGCAGGTGGAGGACAGGGAGCCTCCCTTCTGCCTCTTCAGCGGGGACCAGACGTGCTCGGAGGAGCTCCACTACTCCATGTGCCTGGCGTATCTGAAGGAACCCCTGCTTGAGGGCTTCTGTGCTCCTATCCTGGAAGATTCCATGGGGCTGAAGATTCGGTCCGCCTCTCCTTTTGAGATCAACGGATGCACCCAGCACATATACAACCTGCGGCTTGCCGCCAAGCAGGTCGGGCGTCCCGGGGTCTTCCTGGTGGCCGTGGGAACGGCCGAGCATGACAGCGGCCAGATTGCGGTCTCAAACGAGGAGTGGGGAGTTCGGACCACGGACTCCCGGCTGGTCGGCACCATGACGGAGTTCAAGACAGCGGACACCCTGCTCAACCGGGTGGTACATTGCCACCAATACGGCTGCTACGTGGGAAACCTCAGCGGTCCCATCTACGGCGGCTGGTGCGGCGGGTCTGAAGGGGTTGCTGTGGCGACGGTTGCCTATACGTTGAGCGGCCTCTGCATTCATGGCGCCATCTACAATCTGCACTTTCCATTTCATCTCAACTGGGGGAGCAACACGACCAGGGAGCTGCTGTGGTCGATCGCAGTGGCCGGGCAAGCCATGGCGAGAAACAGCGGGCTCCTTTACCTGATGGCGGGTTATACGAACGCAGGCCCCATGACCGAGATGATCTTCTACGAGGCAGCGTGTTTTGCCGTGGTCAGCACAGTAAGCGGGTGGCACCTGTGGGGGATAGGCTCGGCCAGGAACAAATACCGGAACAGGGCCACCCCGATGGAGGCGCGACTGGCCATGGAGGTCGGCCACGCAGTTGCCCGGCAAGGGATGACCAGAGAAGAGGCGAATCGACTCGCCTTGCGGCTCTTGGAAAAATACCAAGACAGTGCGGCCACGGCTCCTATGGGCAAGGAATACCAGCAATGCTACGATGTGGCCACGGCTCTTCCCACCCGGGAGCACTTCGATATGTACAGAAGAGCAAAACAAGAACTGGCCGCAATGGGGATCGACTTCCCTTATTGA